From a single Capsicum annuum cultivar UCD-10X-F1 chromosome 12, UCD10Xv1.1, whole genome shotgun sequence genomic region:
- the LOC124889565 gene encoding E3 ubiquitin-protein ligase Praja-1-like gives METPIFEQHRHHVRAKASCLVRPQPQELRKETIAGCTKHLQLVLQFFLVTEHDIWYRQPHSPSQLVYMAQSHRTDTKSFHLKFCAYEYLSCDVFYRVLEGNLNNWGDYYEVYSDVLIRSMIFQIHKFVDVELNKGGTNCQNLEMIVDLTLKMEYILDGRLEQPSSHLNGGMVPASTTSIMQLPERMEIDEDQCLNDECVICFEKLEGKIVCVPCSHVFHGDCIKNWLDKSHYCPVCRYNMPTSELES, from the coding sequence ATGGAGACTCCTATTTTCGAACAGCACCGTCACCATGTGAGGGCGAAAGCAAGCTGCTTAGTTCGACCACAACCACAGGAATTAAGAAAAGAAACGATAGCCGGCTGCACAAAACATCTCCAGTTAGTCCTTCAGTTTTTCCTTGTTACTGAACATGACATTTGGTATAGACAACCTCATAGTCCTTCACAACTCGTATATATGGCTCAATCTCATAGAACTGACACCAAATCATTTCATCTCAAATTTTGCGCTTATGAATACTTGTCGTGCGATGTCTTCTACCGTGTCCTTGAAGGAAATCTCAACAACTGGGGCGATTATTATGAGGTTTATAGTGATGTTCTCATCCGTAGTATGATATTTCAGATACATAAATTTGTTGACGTTGAGTTGAACAAGGGCGGTACTAATTGCCAAAACTTGGAGATGATCGTTGATTTGACCTTGAAAATGGAATATATTTTGGATGGGAGGCTAGAACAACCATCGTCGCACTTGAATGGGGGGATGGTACCTGCTAGTACGACATCGATAATGCAGTTGCCAGAGAGAATGGAGATCGATGAAGATCAatgtttgaatgatgaatgtGTCATCTGTTTTGAAAAACTCGAAGGAAAGATCGTGTGCGTGCCTTGCTCGCATGTGTTCCATGGAGACTGCATTAAGAACTGGTTAGACAAGAGCCATTATTGCCCTGTTTGTCGCTATAATATGCCAACTTCTGAATTAGAATCGTAG
- the LOC124889566 gene encoding uncharacterized protein LOC124889566 encodes MGNNLAWIVMGDFNEVLHIDDRIGVNPVSMAEIVEFQACVEECELVELPRQAYSANFMAEGLSDHCPVKISLINELRMERPAFKFCNVWTSHLQFMNIVNEGWNQNVEGCQMFRIIKRLKAMKKQLRVLNSQHFRNIITEADEDKIALGKAQAELHIQPLDEELQEQEKRMYQKFRRTSYLDECFLQQRSKINWLQLGDDNTRFFHAVIKHKRLQHTIIQVRDKNGVLQTNQQVIAEAFVEYYQKLLGKKEQGKEITNAGILRQGTILNTEEQLTLVQAYTQKEVNIDINKSPGPDGYGSGFLRAAWSIVGPDVTQAVLEYMGNGRLLN; translated from the exons ATGGGAAATAATCTTGCTTGGATAGTGATGGGTGACTTCAATGAAGTACTGCATATTGATGATAGGATTGGGGTAAATCCTGTAAGTATGGCAGAGATAGTGGAATTTCAAGCTTGTGTGGAGGAGTGTGAACTTGTGGAATTACCCAGACAAG CATATAGTGCCAACTTCATGGCTGAGGGGCTGAGCGACCATTGCCCTGTAAAAATTTCTTTAATCAATGAGCTAAGAATGGAAAGACCAGCTTTCAAATTTTGTAATGTGTGGACCAGCCACCTGCAATTTATGAATATAGTGAATGAGGGTTGGAATCAAAACGTGGAAGGGTGTCAAATGTTCAGAATTATAAAGAGATTGAAGGCAATGAAAAAGCAGTTGAGAGTGCTGAACAGTCAGCATTTTAGGAACATTATTACTGAGGCAGACGAGGATAAAATAGCTCTAGGAAAGGCCCAGGCTGAATTACATATACAGCCGCTAGATGAAGAACTGCAGGAGCAGGAAAAAAGGATGTATCAAAAATTCAGAAGAACATCATATTTGGATGAATGTTTTCTACAACAAAGAAGTAAAATAAATTGGTTGCAACTCGGAGATGATAACACAAGGTTCTTTCATGCTGTAATTAAACACAAGAGACTACAACATACCATTATTCAGGTGCGGGACAAAAATGGAGTGCTACAGACTAACCAACAGGTTATTGCAGAGGCATTTGTTGAATACTATCAAAAATTACTTGGAAAGAAGGAACAAGGAAAGGAGATAACAAATGCTGGAATACTAAGACAGGGTACTATACTAAATACTGAGGAGCAATTGACGCTGGTCCAGGCATACACGCAAAAGGAGGTCAACATAGACATAAATAAGAGTCCGGGTCCAGATGGGTATGGGAGTGGGTTTTTAAGAGCAGCATGGAGTATAGTGGGGCCAGATGTGACACAAGCAGTACTAGAATACATGGGGAATGGACGACTACTCAATTAA